Within the Parus major isolate Abel chromosome 18, Parus_major1.1, whole genome shotgun sequence genome, the region gctgcaggcaATCTGTGAAGCCTGCCTTTGCCAGTCCCACTGAAGGACCAAGAGCCCTTTAACTTGCTTTTTGTCCTCCTCTGGTTGTGAATCATTTGGAGGCCATATTTAAGCACAGGACTCTTACAAAACACCTCAGAGGCTGTGGAGATGTGTAGGGACATTTCACCATCCCTCCAGATGCAAGTGTGCTCCTCACTGACCTTACTCTCTGGCTTCTCCTAATctagatatattttaaagagaGACTCTTCAGTCACAGCTTGCAAGGCTGAGCATTTATTATTGATTTACCAGACAAGAGAGTTAACTCACATAAGGCAGGGATGGCACTTTTGACTTTAGGCACTCATGGAATGATTAcaacaccaaacaaaacaaaacaacaacaaatcatCTACAGTCTGAGGAGTTTAAACATACCCAAAGGAGAAATCCAGGAGTCTCCAAGAGCAGTCCCCATAAAATTGCACTTTATGGTCCCTTTTTGAACAGCCTTAGtaaataagaggaaaaacaaaacaaaacaaaaaccaaacaaagaatAACATTTCAGTTAGCTACTCATGACTCTAGAATCAGTTTTCTGTAATTGAAGAAAGTAAGTAGCATTGTGAATTAGGCAATAGGGACAGTatattccagaaaataaaactacttGTACAACCCCAGGTTTAAAAGTGAAAAGTGAACTATATCCTCCAAGTCCTTACCTTGTGCAGCTCTAAAGCAAGCCCAGCAGCCATTTTACCTCCATAAGATTCAGAAAATATGTAGAATGGGATGGTCTGTTGAGAGAAAAGTCACACAAAGAACTCGTTGGGCAGAGGATACCTCCAACCACCTCCCACATCCCACACAACCCAGGCACTGGCTGTTCACCTCTCAACcatttaatgttgtttttttttattttaagctgcATATAAGGTTTCCATAACATCCTTGTGATTTTCTGGGGTTGGTTCTGAAGTATTTTGGAACTATAAGCAGCTGTGATCCTATATATGCTGCTCAGATCACTCAGGAGACAATAATCCACCCCAATGCTTATCTAACTAATCCCAAAATCAAGATACAACTtctgaaaggtgaaaaataagACACAGTGGTTATAACTGCACCAAACATTACCTAGGAGCAAAACACAGCTCATCTGGAAGTCTGTTCCCTAATTCTTATTGAATTCtatttaaaagcagaggaaaatgcaaCAATAAACAAGAATTCAATTCACTTACCTGGAATTCTGTTCTATGCTTGAAGAATTCTCCAAGAAAAACCATCATATCAGAAACTACTGCTGTAAGGTTTCGAGCAAACAAGCTACAATCATCCACATAACTGAATCCAGTGCCCACAGGATTATCCACAAACAAGATactggctgcctgcagctgtaGAAGCAGAAAGGTTTGTATAAAACCTCAGCTCAGCgccagaaaataaatttagttttGATGGCATAAATCATTAAGTGAGCCAGCAAATCCCTGGACCTGAAAAAACTAGCAGAAGAATTAGGTGTAAAATAAAGTCCTTCAATTTGCCCAATCTGTAACCAGAAATACATCCAAAAACTCCCAGTAACCCAGGGGCAGGTCTAGGGAATTCTGGAGTACTTCAGACTATTCGTAGCTCAGAGCACAAGTAATATTGCACTAATTAAACTTCCATCTTTACAGCCAgctataatttgtttttccttgaaGGATATACTGGACCTGTAATTACAAACCATAGGTTTTACATGCCAGCCACCCAGAAAAAGCTCTGTGACTGCACACAATGAAGCTGTGATCTCAAATAACACTTTCTACaacttccctgctctctgtttCCCAGATACCTGCATTTCACAATTTCATGGAAGACCAGACATACTttatcaaatcaaatcaaattaataTGTCTACCCCTCAGTTCTAAACAAGGCCATTCCTATAAGCTAATTTATTAACTACAGTATTTTAACTTGAAATATTATAGTTCTACTgagctttaaatgaaaaactgttcTGTGGGTTTTCTGCATAGTGATCATCTGCTTCATaaggaaacaaacatttctaAGTCGTAGTTAAAAGCTGAACTTTTTACTGTACCCAGGTTGTATTTCTTGGTTTCATTTCTTTGTCTAATGGACCAATCTCTTCGAAGTTCCCATATCCACAGCCTGAAGCTCCTGGACCTCCCTGCAGGGAAATACCAAATGACAAAGACGTTAAAAGGCAGCATGGCATAGATAAGacagatggaagaaaaatacaagccAGCCAGTAAGTAGAATGACAGactgtaaatttttaaaaatggcttttgcaCTATTACTTGGGTTATGTGcacacatttctgaaagcaagaACTCAACAGAGAAGCAGTCACCCACTTGTGAGAGCTTCTGATGAGCTGCCTGCCATGTTTCAAAACCTTATTCCCTGTACATGGAGTACAAATGTTAACTATCCGCTGACTGGGGCTTTGCAAGTCATTAACTTAATCAGCATGTACAGCTTGTGGGTTCCACTCTGATGAAATAACCCAGAAATAATAAGAACAAGTCTTCAAGTGATTCTATTCAACATTAACTTCTGAAATGTATTGTGGAGAACACACCACGACTTTTATCAAACTAGGATCGTTTTTGTTTAGGAATCATCCTAAAtctctaattttatttcatatactCTCTCTCTCTGAACATTGTTTAGACTTCAAATTCTCCAGGAAAGGAGCTGTGAAACTACAATGCACAAAAAATACTACTGTTGTATAAAAGATAAGAACAACCTCTGTTACTGCAATCAAACTTGATAGAAGGTGTGCAGTTGAGGACACCCCACAACTGCAGAATGAAATCATCCCTGTTTTTCCCACCCTCAATACCTCATTCACAGGGCGAGGCATTTAGAACCAGGCAGTTTTGAATTCTGTTTCTGTAGAGCTGCACAACATCAGACATAAGACTGAACCAGGTACAGATGGAAAGAGCTATTGCTTATGTGTCTCTAACCACGCCTTACCTGAAGCCACAAGACGAGAGGTAACTCTGTGAAGTCTTGGATTGGATTATTTGCATAGTAAAGCCACCAGAACATGTGGGCCTTGCTCCGAACCTCCACATATCCCCACACCTCTTTGGGCTCTTGGGGCTGCCTCAGAACTACACCttgagaggaaataaaagtaacaaTCAGCTAGGTAAAAAGGCTCAGCTTTGGGCTTTCCACCAGAATTGTTCCAAAACATCACATTTCAATCTTGGGTGTGATAAATAGAAGTGCTACTActactaaaaaaaattgctataaGAAACCTAGGCGCCTATACTTACACCCCCACCCACAGCTGAGTTATCGTCAATGAACGAAGCGTGTTCCTTAAGTGCTTCCTTATGAGAGTCTGGTTTTAGAGCTGCCGCCGGAATCGTAGCCCAATCGTTGGAATTTGTTCTTCAAGGGTTTTCAAGGCCTGGGCTGAAGGCACAACCCCACTAACCCCAATGGAATGACTCCCGTAACAAGCTGCAACTGCGACAAGGATCACATAATATTTTGTGTAGAAAGGGACCTAAAAAAATCGAGTTCAACTGTTTAGTGAATTGACGGGAATTGAACCGGCAGCCTTCGCGTTACTGGCTCCATGACCCAACTCATGCCGGTACTTTGATCTGGGTGTCCGCGGAGACCGCATCACTTCACAGTCCCCAAGGAGAGCAGATGCAGACAGACAGAGGGGCACTTCTAAAGGAATCCAAAATATAGTTTAAACTCATTTAAGCCATTAAAGTCTGGTCACCTTACGCGGTCAGTCTACGGTCCATTTCGGACACGGAACAGACCTCTGACACTCCATCCATTAATTTCAGGGATCAGGGCAGAAGGCAACAGCGCACTGGAGTAGGAGCAATAAGGCTTTTCCAAGCCACAGCGGCCTGGCTTTGCTGCTCCCGCCGGGACTCCCGCCACCCTCTCCGTCCCTCCCCACCGCCATCCCGGCAAGCGAAATTTCCCGCGGCTCAGCCCAGGCCCTGCCCGGCAGCGGATGCGGCACCCAGGAACGCCGTGGCCGGAGGCCCTGCTCCCGTCCCATCCCGTCCCGTACCTGCCGCCAGCAGTAGCACGGACAGCGCGACCCCAGCACGGAGCGGCCCCATGGCTCCCTCAGCTCCCGCGATCACGGGACAGGCCCGGCCCGCCCTGAGACACCGCCCCCCGTGCCCGCCTCTtgccccttctcctcctcctcctcctcctcctcctgctgctccatgaTGGCGGCCGGCGGCGGCCCGGTGCGGCTGCGGCTGGTGTTCGACCACCCTCCGCCGGCCAGCCCGGGCTGCGcgctgtgctggctgctgctggagccgggCCAGGCGCGGCTCGTCACCGACCTGCTCAGCATCATCCGCCACCGCTTCGGCTTCAGCCGCCGCGCCCGCCTCAGCCTCTTCCTCGAGGAGGCGCTGCTGCCGCCCGCCGAGAGCGCGCGCCTCGTGAGGGACAACGACTCGCTGCGGTACGGACCGGaccgggacagggacagggacagggacagtgggaCCGGGACAGCGGGAGCGGGGGTCAGTCCCACACACGCACCTCATCAGTGtctgtcagtatctgaaggCGGTGCCAAGAGGCCGGACCGGGTTCTGCTCGGTGTTCCCGAGCCGTGGGACACGGGGCAGCGGGCAGGAACTGATGCCCGGGAAATTCCACCTGACCATGAGGAGGAGCTTCCCTGTGCAGGCACCGCACGCTGGGACAGATTGTGCAGAGAGGATGTGGAGTCTCCTTCCCTGGGATATTCCAGAGCCCTCTCGACACAACCCTGTGCcttgtgctctgggatgaccctacttgggcagggaggtgggaccaGATGATCCCAATGTGATCCCTTTCAGCCTGACCCATTCTGGGGTTCTGTGAATCCCCACGAGGGCTtggtgggacagggatgggattCCCCGGGGGACTGAGCTCttccttccctgggcagtggaGAGGGAGCCAGGTACCCATGGGCACTGATTCCCAACACCCGAGACACCCCAACGTGTCCaaaagggatggagggagccAAGAGGTTGGAAATGTTCCCAAAGATGGAAGGAGAGCCTTTGCCTGCAGGGAAGGGTTCTGTACTGtctggggaagagctggagcaTCTTCACTCTAGAGGAACTTGCCTGAGCTGCTCACATACAGGGAAAAGTGTTCATTATGCTGAACGGTGGcttttgttagttttgttttgtttttttttttaacagagtaaAATTGGAAGAGGTAGTTGCAGATGATTATGAAGAAATAGATGATGGTTTTATTTACACaacaaaagaagacaaagaaaggcACAGACACAAGCAGGATGAGGAAGAATTCTCTAGGAATGAAGGCaagcataaaaggaaaaagaaaaaggagaagcatAACCTTGAGTATTCCTCTTGTAGGGAAGAGACCTCTGTAGATACTTGGGATTCTCAGAAAAGGTACAcgaaaagaaaaagaaaagaagaagttAGGGGAAGAAATAGAGTTGCAGAAGGTAAGGAAGAGAGCTCTACTTCCCATTCtaaaaagatgagaaaagcagagagggagaagcagTTGGCAACaaaaaagaaggatgaaaagCAGACAAAGGTTGCTGCAGCAAAGATGACTTTAGAACGGGCAAATGAGAGCTTTTCTCTAAATTCTGGTGAAAATAGCACCAAAAAGATCACAACACAGTCCAGGAAAAAGAGGGTGGGAGCTTCAGATTCCTCAAGCACATCATctgacagtgacagcagtgaattaaatgtaaaggaaaataaaacttcccATAAACCTGTAGTGGTGACACTTCCCAAGGATAAATCCCAAGTTGCTTCAAATTTTGATGTGAAAACTAGTAAAGCTACTGTAAAGTCTAACACTGAAAAGACTAAGACTGCAATTAGTAAAAATGCTAAAAACCCCCAGTCTTCTAGTTCAGATTCTGACTCAAGCACAGAGGATGAGAAGGTGACTCCAGCACAAGACAgcactgcaaaggaaaaatcGGTGCCAAACCATATGGTGGCTGTAAAAGCCAGCACCAAGGCTTCCAAAGCAAAGAGCTCCTCTTCAGACTCTGATAGTTCAGATTCAGACCCACTTGTTATTAAAAaacctgcagcaggtgctggatTGGGTGATTCCGTAGTAAGGAACTGCACTAAACAGTTGCCAGCCAGTGTGCAAGGATCGTTTGCCAGCCCTGGCCGTGGAAGGGGGCATGGAACGAGAGAGAATAACTTCTGGAGAAGACCTAGGGGCCGTGGGTTTCATGGGATGATGAGGGGCCATGGGCGAGGAGCAAACCCTGGCTTCTTCTATAACTACAGCAGTGAAGGCCAGAAACAGAGGCAGTTAAATGAAGCTGCGACAAACACTTCTGTCCTTGTCCAGGTGAGTGACTGACACACGCAGAGGTCACCTTTCTCTGGCAGCTTGAAATGTACAAAGAACCTATAGGATGAGAGTAATTCATAACAGAAGAAATGGATTAGTGGGATAAAGGTTGGTCTTTTATTTACTGTAATTCCATTCGTCAGCCTGAGGAAGTGTTTGTGGAACAACAATAAAGTGATTGTATTATATATCTAAAAACAATGTGTGCCTTGCTCTTCTCAGAGCTTCTTGCAATCCATACAGCATAAACACTGACTTCTGTTTGCACTGATACAGTAATTAAATCAGTGGGTTACTCTTTGTTTCACAGAACCCAGTGAGGATTCCCAAGAGAGACTATAGTGTGTTACCTCTTCTAGCTGCTCCACCCCAAGTGGGAGAAAGGATTGCCTTTAAGGTAAAGAATTCTGGAAATACTGAATGTTAGTAGGTTAAAATTGATTCATTTCAGCCGCTCTTTAAGTTTCTGACCTAATAGTTTCTCTAAAAAATTCACTTGTAAAGCCTaactttgatttttcaaatttttggagCATATACAGAAGTTAAGTGCATTTTTTTGgactttttgtatttgtataaCACAAGAaatgctgtccctgctgtcatTTCAATGTGATTTTCCATGTAAATGTTATTGCAAGTCTTACCATACAAATAATTACACtgtgctgcaaaataaaaaaaaaaataaacaaaaattaaatccctGCAGTTGAGGAGACTGGGATCCATCTCCCTGATGTCCTCACACAGCCTGACCTGAACATAAATGCTTTGGAGCAGCGAGTCCTGCAAGTCTAACTGGGCCCATGATTGGCACTGGGTCCCAGGAGTAGGAGACTTGGCTCTTGcacttttcttttgctgcagaagctgtgttTGCATGTAGGTGGAATCGTCAAAGACTGGGATAAGTTACAATTTGTTACTTGTATTTCTTTCAACAGCGCCTGGAACTAACTGAAAATTACAGTCCTGAAGTTTCAGACTATAAGGtattggttttctttcctcccttcatTTTCTCACAGAACTATGATAAGTGAGGTATGGCTTAAATACTTTGATGTTGTGCAGTGTTTTTCCTTGCATCCAGTTGACTCCACAGGCTATTCCTGGTGCAGCAGTAAAAATCAAAACTCTAGAAGCTGGAACTAattgaaaatttgaaatgtgtagctgttatttaaagaaaaaaaaacccacaaaaacaaacgACCAACTACAAGGATTATTagtaattattaatattttagagaTAAAAAATGCAGATCCTCAAGTAGAAAATGTAGCTGTATTTGAGTCTACTGCTGTTTGAAGTCAGGGCAAGTTCTTAAAACTGGTGCAAGTAAAATTTTGTTGCTACTTCAAATAACTTGATTTCTGCGTAAGTACTGATTTAAACTGCCATATTGGTGACAACGAGTAACTTTGGTTTATTGATGCCAGTAGTTACAGATTGCTGAGCATTAATTCTTTGCAGATTCTATACatggaaactggaaaatttGATAGCCAAATAGACTTATTTACTCTGGCAGCAATCAGGTAGCATACTGGTTGTAAATATGGAATAGTTAGCCAGTGCTGAAGTGTGTCTTACCtgattcttttctctttgctttgtgAAGGAGGCAAAAATAATCAGTTGGAATGCTGAAAAAAGG harbors:
- the COIL gene encoding coilin, producing MMAAGGGPVRLRLVFDHPPPASPGCALCWLLLEPGQARLVTDLLSIIRHRFGFSRRARLSLFLEEALLPPAESARLVRDNDSLRVKLEEVVADDYEEIDDGFIYTTKEDKERHRHKQDEEEFSRNEGKHKRKKKKEKHNLEYSSCREETSVDTWDSQKRYTKRKRKEEVRGRNRVAEGKEESSTSHSKKMRKAEREKQLATKKKDEKQTKVAAAKMTLERANESFSLNSGENSTKKITTQSRKKRVGASDSSSTSSDSDSSELNVKENKTSHKPVVVTLPKDKSQVASNFDVKTSKATVKSNTEKTKTAISKNAKNPQSSSSDSDSSTEDEKVTPAQDSTAKEKSVPNHMVAVKASTKASKAKSSSSDSDSSDSDPLVIKKPAAGAGLGDSVVRNCTKQLPASVQGSFASPGRGRGHGTRENNFWRRPRGRGFHGMMRGHGRGANPGFFYNYSSEGQKQRQLNEAATNTSVLVQNPVRIPKRDYSVLPLLAAPPQVGERIAFKRLELTENYSPEVSDYKEAKIISWNAEKRQIELEILSTSSGQFAKEPGKFDLVYQSADGEQLIEYAVPQDTKITESWDALIEPRLMVEPPVNGSSVENGTSGM